One stretch of Mycolicibacterium fallax DNA includes these proteins:
- a CDS encoding multicopper oxidase domain-containing protein: MNRGDWHLRAGSVVFGWLAALVVVAVAHRFIPLSGWLLVHLLGLGAAGNAILIWSRHFTDALLRRKPEPPYPGQVLRLAAFNVGAVTAIAGMLTARWPVLLAGGIVVAGVAILHAADLVRFLRTALPARFGITVHYYIAAALTLTLGAGLGVAMANSALPGVLADRFRTAHAVLNLFGWIGLTVLGTLITLWPTMLRTRMADGVERAARRGLPALLIALAIAVGGALAGTPVVIGLGALGYLAATGWVLWPHLDEIRRKRPADFPTLSVLCGVGWLLGSLGYVAVGLLRAPDWPAAVEATAAVAPGLLAGFLVQVLFGSLAYLIPVMVGGRASMLAAITELERGAPWRLSMANAGLLLCVLPVPSLVRVGASVLVLIAYGGFLWHLARAVVLARRNRGVPSKLGPPQPVALTKRLGSAAVGLAVVILTATGAVALDPAAVGVATAPPTAVAATGHTTEVQVHIEGMRFVPNVIVVPAGDRLRITLSNTGTDRHDLVLANGTRTERIAPGETAVLDAGIIGSDLDGWCSVAGHRQMGMVLTVRATGAAPAAGPGAGSGHHDPAAHSGSGAPGAGALGAADVARSLGTVAGPDFAARDPRLPGAGPALHRVTLTVTEAQREVSPGITQRLWTFGGTAPGPTLRGRVGDTFEITLINDGTIGHSIDFHAGALAPDRPMRTIEPGEQLAYRFTATRAGIWLYHCSTMPMSVHIANGMFGAVIIDPPDLPPVDREYVLVQSEMYLGPEGGEVDADKVLAETPDLVVFNGYAQQYDHRPLAARVGERIRIWVLAAGPNRGTSFHVVGGQFDTVWSEGDYRLRPGTGGAQTLGLFPAQGGFVELSLPEPGRYPFVSHAMVDAERGAHGVIEVRR; the protein is encoded by the coding sequence ATGAACCGCGGCGACTGGCATCTGCGGGCCGGATCGGTGGTGTTCGGCTGGCTGGCCGCGCTGGTCGTCGTCGCGGTGGCGCACCGGTTCATCCCGCTGTCCGGCTGGCTGCTGGTGCACCTGCTGGGGCTGGGCGCGGCCGGCAACGCGATCCTGATCTGGAGCAGGCACTTCACCGACGCGCTGCTGCGCCGCAAGCCCGAACCGCCCTATCCGGGCCAGGTTCTTCGGCTGGCCGCCTTCAACGTCGGCGCGGTCACCGCGATCGCCGGCATGCTGACCGCCCGGTGGCCGGTGCTGCTGGCCGGCGGCATCGTGGTCGCCGGTGTCGCGATACTGCACGCCGCCGACCTGGTGAGGTTCCTGCGCACCGCGCTGCCGGCCCGCTTCGGCATCACCGTGCACTACTACATCGCCGCCGCACTGACGCTGACGCTGGGCGCCGGACTCGGTGTGGCGATGGCGAATTCGGCGCTGCCGGGCGTGCTGGCCGACCGGTTCCGCACCGCCCACGCGGTGCTCAACCTGTTCGGCTGGATCGGGTTGACGGTGCTGGGCACCCTGATCACGCTGTGGCCGACGATGCTGCGCACCCGGATGGCCGACGGCGTCGAACGCGCCGCCCGGCGCGGCCTGCCCGCCCTGCTGATCGCGCTGGCGATCGCCGTCGGCGGCGCCCTGGCCGGGACGCCGGTGGTGATCGGGCTCGGCGCGCTGGGCTATCTGGCGGCGACGGGCTGGGTGCTGTGGCCGCACCTCGACGAGATCCGGCGCAAGCGCCCGGCGGATTTCCCGACGCTGTCGGTGCTGTGCGGCGTCGGCTGGCTGCTCGGGTCGCTGGGCTACGTCGCGGTCGGGCTGCTGCGGGCCCCGGACTGGCCGGCCGCGGTCGAGGCCACCGCCGCGGTGGCCCCCGGACTGCTGGCGGGCTTCCTGGTGCAGGTGCTGTTCGGGTCGCTGGCCTACCTGATCCCGGTGATGGTCGGTGGCCGGGCGTCGATGCTGGCGGCCATCACCGAGCTGGAGCGCGGCGCCCCGTGGCGGCTGAGCATGGCCAACGCCGGGCTGCTGCTGTGCGTGCTGCCGGTGCCCAGCCTGGTCCGGGTCGGCGCCTCGGTGCTGGTGCTGATCGCCTACGGCGGGTTCCTGTGGCACCTGGCCCGCGCGGTGGTGCTGGCCCGCCGAAATCGCGGGGTGCCGTCCAAACTCGGCCCGCCGCAGCCGGTTGCGCTGACCAAGCGGCTCGGCAGCGCCGCCGTCGGGCTGGCCGTGGTCATCCTGACCGCGACCGGGGCGGTGGCCCTGGATCCGGCCGCGGTCGGCGTGGCCACCGCGCCGCCGACCGCGGTGGCGGCCACCGGGCACACCACCGAGGTGCAGGTGCACATCGAGGGCATGCGTTTTGTCCCGAACGTCATCGTCGTTCCGGCCGGCGACCGGCTCCGAATCACCCTGTCCAACACCGGGACCGACCGTCACGACCTGGTGCTGGCCAACGGCACCCGGACCGAGCGGATCGCACCCGGGGAAACTGCGGTGCTCGACGCCGGGATCATCGGATCCGATCTCGACGGGTGGTGCTCGGTGGCCGGGCATCGCCAGATGGGCATGGTGCTCACGGTGCGGGCCACCGGGGCCGCGCCGGCCGCGGGTCCCGGAGCCGGCTCGGGCCACCATGACCCGGCCGCGCATTCGGGCTCGGGTGCACCGGGCGCCGGTGCACTGGGGGCCGCCGACGTGGCACGCAGCCTGGGCACCGTCGCGGGCCCCGATTTCGCGGCCCGCGACCCACGGCTGCCCGGCGCGGGCCCGGCCCTGCACCGGGTGACGCTGACCGTCACCGAGGCGCAACGCGAGGTGTCCCCCGGAATCACCCAGCGGCTGTGGACATTCGGCGGTACCGCGCCGGGTCCGACGCTGCGCGGACGCGTTGGCGACACCTTCGAGATCACCCTGATCAACGACGGCACCATCGGGCACTCCATCGACTTCCACGCCGGCGCGCTGGCACCGGATCGCCCGATGCGCACCATTGAGCCCGGCGAGCAGCTGGCCTACCGGTTCACCGCCACCCGCGCGGGCATCTGGCTGTATCACTGCTCGACGATGCCGATGTCGGTACACATCGCCAACGGGATGTTCGGCGCGGTCATCATCGATCCCCCGGACCTGCCGCCGGTGGACCGCGAGTACGTGCTGGTGCAGTCGGAGATGTATCTGGGACCCGAGGGCGGCGAGGTTGACGCCGACAAGGTCCTCGCCGAAACCCCGGACCTGGTGGTGTTCAACGGCTATGCGCAGCAATACGATCACCGGCCGCTGGCCGCGCGGGTCGGCGAACGGATCCGGATCTGGGTGCTGGCCGCGGGCCCGAACCGGGGCACCTCCTTCCACGTGGTCGGCGGACAGTTCGACACGGTGTGGTCCGAGGGCGACTACCGGCTGCGTCCGGGCACCGGCGGCGCGCAGACCCTGGGGCTGTTTCCCGCCCAGGGCGGCTTCGTCGAGCTGAGCCTGCCCGAGCCGGGCCGCTACCCGTTCGTTTCGCACGCCATGGTCGACGCCGAACGCGGTGCGCACGGGGTCATCGAGGTACGCCGCTGA
- a CDS encoding alpha/beta fold hydrolase: MSEPGGTRELQVAGRRTRVTVDGNPDAAPILLIHGLGRSLEDWAPQRGLLSAAHRVIAVELPGFGFSDPLDGPITLPALAEAVQDTLGVLGEDRPVHVVGHSMGGAVSMQLLVDHPDRVATLVLSNSAGFGRGATVLMRTLAVPVLGDGFSRVGARTGLRRFERTIYGDPSHATAARVEHALAINRRPGYRATMLEAIRLMADVRGVREPWRRELLAEVVRHPRPTLALWGDRDRISSVSQLEEIGRVLPHASRRVFAGAGHLPQVEQPERYAATVLEFLAAQPRD, encoded by the coding sequence GTGAGCGAACCCGGCGGCACCCGCGAGCTGCAGGTCGCCGGCCGCCGCACCCGGGTGACGGTGGACGGGAACCCCGATGCCGCGCCGATCCTGTTGATCCACGGCCTCGGCCGCAGCCTGGAGGACTGGGCGCCGCAGCGCGGGCTGCTCTCGGCGGCCCACCGGGTCATCGCGGTGGAGCTGCCCGGCTTCGGGTTCTCCGATCCGCTCGACGGGCCGATCACCCTGCCGGCGCTGGCCGAGGCGGTCCAGGACACCCTGGGCGTGCTCGGCGAGGATCGGCCGGTGCACGTCGTCGGCCATTCCATGGGCGGTGCGGTGTCCATGCAACTGCTCGTCGATCACCCGGACCGGGTGGCGACCCTGGTGTTGTCCAACAGCGCCGGGTTCGGCCGCGGCGCCACCGTGTTGATGCGGACGCTGGCGGTCCCGGTGCTGGGGGACGGCTTCAGCCGGGTCGGCGCCCGGACCGGCCTGCGGAGATTCGAGCGCACCATCTACGGGGACCCGTCGCACGCCACCGCCGCGCGGGTCGAGCACGCGCTGGCGATCAACCGGCGGCCCGGCTACCGGGCCACCATGCTGGAGGCGATCCGGCTGATGGCCGATGTCCGCGGGGTCCGGGAGCCCTGGCGCCGGGAGCTGTTGGCCGAGGTGGTCCGCCACCCGCGGCCGACGCTGGCGCTCTGGGGCGACCGGGACCGGATCTCGTCGGTGAGCCAGCTCGAGGAGATCGGCCGGGTGCTGCCGCATGCCAGCCGCCGGGTGTTTGCCGGTGCCGGCCACCTGCCGCAGGTCGAGCAGCCCGAGCGCTACGCCGCGACGGTCCTGGAATTTCTGGCCGCACAACCGCGCGACTAG
- a CDS encoding helix-turn-helix transcriptional regulator, with protein sequence MNKDRVPLGPRPTPPRTGYPALSRQRLTVLDHVRDHAPVRVSSAAAALGLHPNTVREHLDALVHDGLLNTVTETPGGRGRPATLYRPTAADPAVGVHDYAGLATALAGHLARTSADPEADARAAGVDWGRELVGEYAGSDDPRARVLEVLARLGFGPDPDTDDPARGIALRSCPLLDAAVRYPGVVCQVHLGIIEGVLDQLGAMTGAGLDLIAFAEPGACRLFLPDPTMPGGDRRD encoded by the coding sequence GTGAATAAAGACCGGGTCCCCCTCGGCCCGCGGCCGACGCCGCCGCGGACCGGGTATCCGGCGCTGTCCCGGCAGCGCCTCACCGTGCTCGACCACGTCCGCGACCACGCCCCGGTCCGGGTCAGCAGCGCCGCCGCCGCGCTCGGCCTGCACCCCAACACGGTGCGCGAACACCTCGACGCCCTGGTGCACGACGGGCTGCTGAACACCGTCACCGAGACCCCCGGCGGCCGCGGGCGCCCCGCCACGCTGTACCGCCCGACCGCCGCCGACCCCGCCGTCGGCGTGCACGACTACGCCGGACTGGCCACCGCCCTGGCCGGGCACCTGGCCCGCACCAGCGCCGACCCGGAGGCCGACGCCCGCGCGGCCGGGGTGGACTGGGGCCGCGAACTGGTCGGCGAATACGCCGGCAGCGACGACCCGCGCGCCCGGGTGCTGGAGGTCCTGGCCCGCCTCGGATTCGGCCCGGACCCCGACACCGACGACCCGGCCCGCGGCATCGCGCTGCGCAGCTGCCCGCTGCTCGACGCCGCGGTCCGCTACCCCGGCGTGGTGTGCCAGGTGCACCTCGGCATTATCGAGGGCGTGCTCGATCAACTCGGTGCGATGACCGGAGCGGGTCTGGACCTGATCGCCTTCGCCGAGCCCGGCGCCTGCCGGCTGTTTCTGCCCGACCCGACGATGCCGGGCGGCGATCGTCGTGACTGA
- a CDS encoding DUF2249 domain-containing protein: MSIDGLIVSSTAADAEAVETIKNHHAELAGALGSLVESVLVAAERGTEIDLAHAALVEFLTEELMPHAVAEEESLYPAAARTERARPLIESMIAMHRVIGSLVDQIRRDRSPVRVAAAAEALRVAFNAHLIDENDRILPIVAADPGVSLATVTEGMHELLGGGGDCCGGHDHGCGGHDHGGHDHGAPAELHEHSIGGHVCQCEQDNADPVLDVREVPHSIRHATVFGAFDAVPAGGALILIAPHDPIPLLHQLHDRSGGRIAVDYEQRGPDAWRLRLTRI, from the coding sequence ATGTCCATCGATGGCCTGATCGTCTCGTCCACCGCCGCCGACGCCGAGGCGGTCGAAACCATCAAGAACCATCACGCCGAGCTCGCCGGCGCACTCGGCTCGCTGGTGGAATCGGTGCTGGTCGCGGCCGAACGCGGCACCGAGATCGACCTCGCCCACGCGGCGCTGGTGGAGTTCCTCACCGAGGAGCTGATGCCGCACGCCGTGGCCGAGGAGGAGTCGCTGTACCCGGCGGCGGCCCGCACCGAACGGGCCCGGCCGCTGATCGAATCGATGATCGCCATGCACCGGGTGATCGGCTCGCTGGTGGACCAGATTCGCCGGGATCGCTCGCCGGTTCGGGTCGCGGCCGCCGCCGAGGCGCTGCGGGTGGCGTTCAACGCCCACCTGATCGACGAGAACGACCGGATCCTGCCGATCGTGGCCGCCGATCCCGGGGTGTCGCTGGCCACCGTGACCGAGGGTATGCACGAACTGCTCGGCGGCGGCGGTGACTGCTGCGGCGGCCACGATCACGGCTGCGGCGGCCACGACCACGGCGGCCACGACCACGGCGCCCCGGCCGAACTGCACGAGCACAGCATCGGCGGCCACGTCTGCCAGTGCGAGCAGGACAACGCCGACCCGGTGCTCGACGTCCGCGAGGTACCGCACTCGATCCGGCACGCCACGGTCTTCGGCGCCTTCGACGCGGTGCCCGCCGGCGGCGCGCTGATCCTGATCGCGCCGCACGACCCAATCCCGCTGCTGCACCAGCTGCACGATCGCAGCGGCGGCCGGATCGCGGTGGACTACGAGCAGCGCGGCCCGGACGCCTGGCGGCTGCGGCTGACCCGGATCTGA
- a CDS encoding GMC family oxidoreductase translates to MSDTTGPDDTAADYIVVGAGSAGSIVAARLAETGADVLLLEAGGTDRRPDVRIPAGVAALYLTSNWKHRCAPDPSRGGAADAFAAGRIVGGSGSINAMVYVRGRAADYDGWAAAGATGWSHNDVLPHFKALESWVGGADEYRGDTGPIPVSWCGHRHPIDDAFIAGAVQAGHRLNPDQNGASQLGVSRVQFNQRRGLRVSSARGFLRSAPAGRRPRLRTRATVSQILFEKGRAVGVMSRGNRIRARREVILCAGAIGTPALLLRSGVGPAGVTLDLPGVGENFQDHLVASQVWESRVATPNTLGPLGALAGARALLTRGEGPLTLSPFEAQLFTDDFQIAVGPLHYNLNTGGRVLGIERTDGFTVYTVLMHPHTRGRVVLRDGRACIEYARLGEDRDVARLLEGMAQARDVVEGTTAMRAVAGRYRNPGERDRDWLAGRESSIAHAVGTCRMGTDDAAVVDPMLRVHGLAGLRIIDASVMPTLTSGNTNAPTMMIAHRGAELVAAAPA, encoded by the coding sequence ATGAGCGACACCACCGGCCCGGATGACACCGCCGCGGACTACATCGTCGTCGGCGCGGGGTCGGCGGGTTCCATCGTCGCGGCCCGGCTGGCCGAGACCGGCGCCGACGTACTGCTGCTGGAGGCCGGCGGCACCGACCGCCGGCCCGACGTCCGGATCCCGGCCGGGGTGGCGGCGCTGTACCTGACGTCGAACTGGAAACACCGGTGCGCGCCGGATCCCAGCCGGGGCGGCGCCGCCGATGCGTTCGCCGCCGGACGCATCGTCGGCGGCAGCGGATCCATCAACGCCATGGTCTACGTCCGCGGGCGCGCCGCCGACTACGACGGCTGGGCCGCGGCCGGCGCCACCGGCTGGTCCCACAACGACGTGCTGCCGCACTTCAAGGCCCTGGAAAGCTGGGTCGGCGGCGCCGACGAGTACCGCGGCGACACCGGCCCCATCCCGGTGTCCTGGTGCGGGCACCGCCACCCGATCGACGACGCCTTCATCGCCGGGGCGGTGCAGGCCGGCCACCGGCTCAACCCCGACCAGAACGGCGCCAGCCAGCTCGGGGTGTCCCGGGTGCAGTTCAACCAGCGCCGCGGGCTGCGGGTGTCCTCGGCCCGCGGCTTTCTGCGGTCCGCGCCCGCGGGCCGGCGGCCCCGGCTGCGCACCCGCGCGACGGTGTCGCAGATCCTGTTCGAGAAGGGCCGCGCGGTCGGGGTGATGAGCCGGGGCAACCGGATTAGGGCCCGCCGCGAGGTGATCCTGTGCGCCGGCGCGATCGGCACCCCGGCGCTGCTGCTGCGGTCCGGGGTGGGCCCGGCCGGGGTGACACTGGACCTGCCCGGGGTGGGGGAGAACTTCCAGGACCACCTGGTCGCCTCGCAGGTGTGGGAGTCGCGGGTGGCGACCCCGAACACCCTCGGCCCGCTCGGGGCGCTGGCCGGGGCCCGCGCGCTGCTCACCCGCGGGGAGGGGCCGCTGACGCTGTCCCCGTTCGAGGCGCAGCTCTTCACCGACGACTTCCAGATCGCCGTCGGACCGTTGCACTACAACCTCAACACCGGCGGCCGCGTCCTGGGCATCGAGCGCACCGATGGCTTCACCGTCTACACCGTGCTGATGCATCCGCACACCCGCGGGCGCGTCGTGCTGCGCGACGGCCGGGCCTGCATCGAGTACGCCCGGCTTGGCGAGGACCGCGACGTCGCCCGGCTGCTCGAGGGCATGGCGCAGGCCCGCGACGTCGTCGAGGGCACCACGGCGATGCGCGCGGTGGCCGGCCGCTACCGCAACCCCGGCGAGCGGGATCGCGACTGGCTGGCCGGGCGGGAATCGAGCATCGCCCACGCGGTGGGAACCTGCCGGATGGGCACCGACGACGCGGCGGTGGTCGACCCGATGCTGCGGGTGCACGGGCTGGCGGGCCTGCGGATCATCGACGCCTCGGTGATGCCGACGCTGACCTCCGGCAACACCAACGCCCCGACCATGATGATCGCCCACCGCGGCGCCGAACTGGTGGCCGCGGCCCCGGCGTGA
- a CDS encoding hemophore-related protein translates to MIKNLIVAAGAAVAGLCLSGGLASAAPDYDAIANSTCSYPQVIAALNSESPATASELNSSPLATGWLQNLVAAPPEQRRVMMDQVAGFPGMAEYTGVINQVAGSCHNY, encoded by the coding sequence ATGATCAAGAACCTCATCGTGGCGGCCGGGGCGGCCGTCGCCGGACTGTGTCTGTCCGGCGGCCTGGCCTCGGCGGCCCCCGATTACGACGCCATCGCCAACTCGACCTGCAGCTACCCGCAGGTGATCGCGGCGCTCAACTCCGAGTCCCCGGCCACCGCCAGCGAGCTGAACAGCTCGCCGCTGGCCACCGGCTGGCTGCAGAACCTGGTGGCCGCACCGCCCGAGCAGCGCCGGGTGATGATGGATCAGGTGGCGGGCTTCCCGGGGATGGCCGAGTACACCGGGGTGATCAACCAGGTCGCCGGTTCCTGCCACAACTACTGA
- a CDS encoding heavy metal translocating P-type ATPase translates to MNDKLRIDLDEAPTGGDGQPDPARPMVADQSRDPDAHDHPHGWGANLFGARTELIFAGLAGLTLLTGFLLAVFADTPRWVEMACYAAAFFFGAFFTLQEAVASIREKRFEIDTLMLVAAIGAAAIGDVAEGAFLLFLFSIGHALEGYAMGRARRAIEALAELAPPTALVRRDRTGEAVEVPVEQLRIGDIVVVRPNQRIAADGFVVTGTSSVDQAAVTGESVPVDKRPVASAAAAARNPERVGADSRVYAGTINGAGAIEIQVTRLAADSTLSRVVRLVSEAQVDTSSTQRFADRFPRIFVPAVLGLVVALLLTPLVLDESFTEALYRALAVLVAASPCALAIATPSAVLSGVARAARVGILVKGGAALEALGRIDAVAFDKTGTLTQGRPQLSDVIAAAGVDEDELVAAAVAVEAHSDHPLARAIVRDGTARLPQPAPRASGVREVIGRGVLGEVDGRTVRIGKIAMFLDDGIEPPAQITAAAAALESDGRTVMVVRAGQHWLGVLGVMDLARPEAGPVLARLAALGVAHSVMLSGDNQRVADAVAAQIGIDEARGDLMPEDKVSAVTALRQRFGRVAMVGDGVNDAPALAIADVGIAMGAAGSGVALETADVALMADDLTALPFAVRIGRACNRIIAQNLWASLGIVAVLIPATILGLGIGPAVLIHEGSTLIVVANALRLLALRDRP, encoded by the coding sequence ATGAACGACAAGCTGCGGATCGACCTCGATGAGGCGCCGACCGGTGGCGACGGCCAGCCGGACCCGGCTCGGCCGATGGTTGCCGACCAGAGCCGGGACCCCGACGCGCACGACCACCCGCACGGCTGGGGAGCGAACCTGTTCGGCGCCCGCACCGAGCTGATCTTCGCCGGCCTGGCCGGGCTGACCCTGCTGACCGGATTCCTGCTGGCGGTCTTCGCCGACACCCCGCGCTGGGTCGAAATGGCCTGCTACGCGGCGGCTTTCTTCTTCGGGGCGTTCTTCACCCTGCAGGAGGCCGTCGCCAGCATCCGCGAGAAGCGCTTCGAGATCGACACCCTGATGCTGGTCGCCGCGATCGGCGCGGCGGCGATCGGCGACGTCGCCGAGGGCGCGTTCCTGCTGTTCCTGTTCAGCATCGGCCACGCGCTGGAGGGCTACGCGATGGGCCGGGCGCGCCGGGCCATCGAGGCGTTGGCCGAGCTGGCACCACCGACCGCCCTGGTGCGCCGGGACCGCACCGGCGAGGCCGTCGAGGTGCCCGTCGAACAGCTGCGGATCGGCGACATCGTCGTGGTGCGACCCAACCAGCGGATCGCCGCCGACGGATTCGTCGTCACCGGCACCAGCAGCGTCGATCAGGCCGCGGTCACCGGCGAGAGCGTTCCGGTCGACAAGCGCCCGGTCGCCTCCGCCGCCGCCGCGGCGCGCAACCCGGAGCGGGTCGGGGCCGATTCGCGGGTCTACGCCGGCACCATCAACGGCGCGGGCGCCATCGAGATCCAGGTGACCCGGTTGGCCGCCGATTCGACGCTGTCGCGGGTGGTCCGGCTGGTCTCCGAGGCACAGGTCGACACCTCCTCCACCCAGCGTTTCGCCGACAGGTTCCCGCGGATCTTCGTGCCCGCGGTGCTGGGGTTGGTGGTGGCGCTGCTGCTGACCCCGCTGGTGCTCGACGAGTCGTTCACCGAGGCGCTCTACCGCGCGCTGGCGGTGCTGGTCGCCGCGAGCCCGTGCGCGCTGGCCATCGCGACGCCGAGCGCGGTGCTCTCCGGCGTCGCGCGGGCCGCCCGGGTCGGCATTCTGGTCAAGGGCGGGGCGGCGCTGGAGGCGCTGGGCCGCATCGACGCCGTCGCCTTCGACAAGACCGGCACCCTCACCCAGGGCCGCCCGCAGCTGTCCGATGTGATCGCCGCGGCCGGCGTCGACGAGGACGAGCTGGTGGCCGCGGCCGTCGCGGTGGAGGCGCACAGCGACCACCCGCTGGCCCGGGCCATCGTGCGCGACGGGACCGCGCGCCTGCCGCAGCCCGCACCGCGGGCCAGCGGCGTCCGGGAGGTCATCGGGCGCGGCGTGCTCGGCGAGGTCGACGGCCGCACGGTACGGATCGGCAAGATCGCGATGTTCCTCGACGACGGGATCGAGCCGCCGGCCCAGATCACCGCCGCCGCGGCCGCACTGGAGTCCGACGGGCGCACGGTGATGGTGGTGCGCGCCGGGCAGCACTGGCTCGGGGTACTCGGCGTGATGGATCTGGCGCGCCCGGAGGCCGGCCCGGTACTGGCCCGGTTGGCCGCGCTCGGGGTGGCGCACTCGGTGATGCTCTCCGGGGACAACCAGCGGGTTGCCGACGCCGTCGCCGCCCAGATCGGCATCGACGAGGCCCGCGGCGATCTGATGCCCGAGGACAAGGTCAGCGCGGTCACCGCGCTGCGCCAGCGCTTCGGGCGGGTGGCGATGGTCGGCGACGGGGTCAACGACGCTCCCGCACTGGCCATCGCCGACGTCGGCATCGCGATGGGCGCGGCGGGCTCCGGCGTTGCGCTGGAGACCGCGGACGTCGCGCTGATGGCCGACGACCTGACGGCGCTGCCGTTCGCGGTGCGGATCGGCCGGGCTTGCAACCGGATCATCGCGCAGAACCTCTGGGCCAGCCTCGGCATCGTCGCGGTGCTGATTCCCGCGACGATCCTGGGGCTGGGAATCGGGCCTGCCGTGCTGATCCATGAGGGTTCCACGCTGATCGTGGTGGCCAACGCGTTGCGGCTGCTGGCGCTGCGCGACCGGCCCTGA